From a region of the Paramagnetospirillum magnetotacticum MS-1 genome:
- a CDS encoding bacteriohemerythrin — protein MSLIEWDPSFSVGSARMDADHQKLISLLNRLYDAWHGGEDIAELGWLFDELLAYADTHFAAEEMALKSRNYPRLEKQEQDHVRLKDSVIAFRDRHLAGETPDALTTEMTAFLKAWLLEHILGEDMQYRSYFKGE, from the coding sequence ATGTCTCTGATCGAATGGGATCCGTCCTTCAGTGTCGGTTCGGCCCGCATGGATGCCGATCATCAAAAGCTCATTTCCTTGCTCAACCGTCTTTACGACGCTTGGCACGGAGGCGAAGACATCGCCGAATTGGGCTGGCTGTTCGACGAGCTTCTGGCCTATGCCGATACCCATTTCGCCGCCGAGGAAATGGCGCTGAAATCGCGCAACTATCCCCGCCTGGAAAAGCAGGAACAGGATCACGTCCGCCTCAAGGACTCGGTCATCGCCTTCCGCGACCGCCATCTGGCCGGGGAGACCCCCGACGCCCTGACCACCGAGATGACCGCCTTTCTCAAGGCCTGGCTGCTGGAGCATATCCTGGGCGAGGACATGCAGTACCGCAGCTATTTCAAGGGCGAGTAG
- a CDS encoding NADP-dependent oxidoreductase — MKAILCDQLGGLDVMRLAEIPIPSPGPGEVLIRVHAAGVNPVDWKIMEGGLARLFPCKFPLIPGWDAAGTVAALGDGVTSLSLGERVWSFCRKPDIQWGTYAEYVVMSADGVAPMPANLTFAQASTFPLAALTAWQSLLEVAQLRAGQRVLIHAGAGGVGGFAVPLAKWAGATVIATAKAGNHDYVRDLGADHVIDYATDDFTAATRALAPEGVDMAFGTVGGEVLARSYETVRPGGILVSITDKTDKDRAEGLGIRCKYVFVKPDAGHLRRLSALTEQGVLRVPEIVEMPLARAAEALALSRTGHVRGKIVLNVG, encoded by the coding sequence ATGAAAGCCATCCTCTGCGACCAACTCGGCGGCCTGGACGTCATGCGGCTTGCCGAGATCCCCATCCCCTCGCCCGGCCCCGGCGAGGTCCTGATCCGCGTCCATGCCGCTGGCGTCAATCCGGTGGACTGGAAGATCATGGAGGGCGGGCTGGCGCGGCTGTTTCCCTGCAAGTTTCCGCTGATTCCCGGCTGGGACGCCGCCGGTACCGTCGCGGCCCTGGGCGATGGCGTGACCAGCCTGTCGCTGGGCGAGCGAGTCTGGTCGTTCTGCCGCAAGCCCGACATCCAATGGGGCACTTACGCCGAATATGTGGTGATGAGCGCCGATGGCGTCGCCCCCATGCCCGCCAATCTCACCTTTGCCCAGGCCTCGACCTTTCCCCTGGCGGCGCTCACCGCCTGGCAGTCTCTATTGGAGGTGGCGCAATTGCGGGCGGGCCAAAGGGTCTTGATCCATGCCGGAGCAGGCGGCGTGGGGGGCTTTGCCGTCCCCCTCGCCAAATGGGCTGGCGCCACCGTGATCGCCACCGCCAAGGCCGGGAACCATGATTACGTCCGCGACCTCGGCGCCGACCACGTCATCGACTACGCGACCGATGATTTCACCGCCGCCACCCGCGCCCTGGCGCCCGAAGGCGTGGACATGGCCTTCGGCACGGTGGGCGGCGAGGTCCTGGCCCGCTCGTACGAGACCGTGCGTCCTGGCGGCATCCTGGTCTCCATCACCGACAAGACCGACAAGGATCGGGCCGAAGGTCTGGGCATCCGCTGCAAATACGTCTTCGTCAAACCCGATGCCGGGCATCTGCGCCGCCTGTCCGCTCTGACCGAACAGGGCGTCCTGCGGGTGCCGGAAATCGTGGAAATGCCGCTGGCCCGAGCGGCCGAGGCGCTGGCACTGTCTCGCACCGGCCATGTGCGCGGCAAGATCGTGCTGAATGTGGGCTAA
- a CDS encoding AMP-binding protein, with translation MNAADEILGPSLGAGRGENLAIICGEQTLTYDQLNRLACRFGNAMLAAGVTRQQPVLLLLDDGPELVAAYLGAMKAGLVAVALNTRLAAKDLSHALGDSGAPLLLAESALAELAAESLAQAHASARMVTTGEFDAFLEGASDQLASADMAPEDMALWMYTSGTTGQPKGAVHVHGSIPLGERHVRENLGLEPGDRIFSTSKLFFAYPLGHCLIGALRCGGTLVLHRGWPDAAAAAEVIARTSPKVVLSVPSLYRIMLKDGVASSTAFRGVRTWVSAGENLPADLCRRWMEETGGLMLEGIGATEALFLFIASTPQAMKPGACGRPLPWAEAQLRTPSGEIITTPDTTGDLWVRMDSLFRRYHNRPDVTQRVLRDGWWKTGDVFSFDTEGWWSPQGRSDDMIKVSGQWVSPSEVEEAALLVPGVADAVAVGIPNEDGLVRLVLYAVAEPGEHEPILETRIVETLRSKLAIYKCPRNVRFLESIPRTATGKVQRFKLREAGA, from the coding sequence ATGAATGCAGCCGATGAGATTCTCGGCCCCAGCCTCGGCGCGGGTCGCGGGGAGAACCTTGCCATCATCTGCGGCGAGCAGACCCTGACCTATGACCAGTTGAACCGTTTGGCCTGCCGCTTCGGCAATGCCATGCTGGCCGCGGGCGTCACGCGCCAGCAGCCGGTCCTGCTGCTGCTCGATGATGGGCCGGAACTGGTGGCCGCTTATCTGGGCGCCATGAAGGCTGGATTGGTGGCGGTGGCGCTGAATACCCGCCTGGCGGCCAAGGACCTGTCCCACGCCCTGGGCGACAGCGGCGCGCCGCTGCTGTTGGCCGAAAGCGCCCTGGCCGAACTGGCCGCCGAATCCCTGGCCCAGGCCCATGCCTCGGCCCGCATGGTCACCACCGGGGAGTTCGATGCCTTCCTGGAAGGTGCCTCCGACCAACTGGCCTCGGCGGATATGGCGCCCGAAGACATGGCGCTGTGGATGTACACATCGGGCACCACCGGCCAGCCGAAGGGCGCCGTGCATGTCCATGGCTCGATCCCCCTGGGCGAGCGCCATGTGCGCGAAAATCTCGGCCTCGAACCCGGCGACCGCATCTTTTCCACCTCCAAGCTGTTCTTCGCCTATCCCCTGGGCCATTGCCTGATCGGGGCGTTGCGCTGCGGCGGCACCTTGGTGCTCCATCGCGGCTGGCCCGATGCGGCCGCCGCCGCCGAGGTCATTGCCCGCACGAGCCCCAAGGTGGTTCTCTCTGTCCCTTCGCTTTATCGCATCATGCTGAAGGACGGCGTGGCCTCGTCTACCGCCTTCCGGGGCGTGCGCACCTGGGTCTCGGCGGGCGAGAATCTTCCTGCCGATCTGTGTCGCCGCTGGATGGAGGAAACCGGCGGGCTGATGCTCGAAGGCATCGGCGCCACCGAGGCGCTGTTCCTGTTCATCGCCAGCACACCACAGGCCATGAAGCCCGGCGCCTGCGGCCGTCCGCTGCCCTGGGCCGAGGCGCAATTGCGCACCCCTTCGGGCGAGATCATCACCACCCCCGACACGACCGGGGATCTGTGGGTGCGCATGGACTCCCTGTTCCGCCGGTACCACAACCGCCCCGACGTCACCCAGCGGGTGCTGCGGGACGGCTGGTGGAAGACCGGCGACGTGTTCAGCTTCGATACCGAAGGCTGGTGGAGCCCCCAAGGGCGCTCCGACGACATGATCAAGGTCTCGGGCCAATGGGTCAGCCCGTCGGAGGTGGAAGAAGCCGCCCTGTTGGTTCCTGGCGTGGCCGATGCCGTGGCGGTGGGCATTCCCAACGAGGACGGGCTGGTCCGCCTGGTGCTTTACGCTGTCGCCGAGCCGGGCGAGCACGAGCCCATCTTGGAAACCCGCATCGTCGAGACCCTGCGCTCCAAGCTGGCCATCTACAAATGCCCGCGCAATGTCCGCTTCCTGGAATCCATCCCCCGCACCGCCACCGGCAAGGTGCAGAGGTTCAAGCTGCGCGAGGCGGGCGCCTGA
- a CDS encoding ABC transporter substrate-binding protein gives MNWKHTAGAALAVMTGVCAATAAMAADPIKIGMFLSVTGQMSPMGDPQKRTFDYMIEKINAQGGVLGRKVEAIIYDDGSEPEKAATFVKRLIDNDKVDIIIGGSGTPTSMAVLGLIERAEIPYLSLGGGTAIGDPVRKWTFKFPQSDRLAAEKVLVDLKKRGLTKIALLSENVGFGKSGHDQTVKLAPQHGIEILIDEVYSPKDPDVTPQLTKIRGTAGVQALFIFGTGTGPAVVTKNLRQMGLTLPTYQSHGVASKEFLRLVGTSADGMRLPAGAQAVAEQLPANDPQKAVTMAFKKEYEEKNKPLEAGPLPGHGLDALMMAVDAFKRAGTTDKAKVRDTIEQTKGFVATTGIFTYSPTDHMGLGLDAFHMVDIKNGDWVIAD, from the coding sequence ATGAATTGGAAGCATACGGCCGGGGCTGCCCTGGCGGTGATGACCGGTGTTTGCGCGGCGACCGCGGCCATGGCCGCCGACCCCATCAAGATCGGCATGTTCTTGTCGGTCACCGGACAGATGTCGCCCATGGGCGACCCCCAGAAGCGCACCTTCGACTACATGATCGAGAAGATCAACGCCCAGGGCGGCGTCCTGGGCCGCAAGGTGGAAGCCATCATCTATGACGACGGGTCCGAGCCGGAAAAGGCAGCCACCTTCGTCAAGCGCCTGATCGACAACGACAAGGTCGACATCATCATCGGCGGGTCGGGTACGCCCACCTCCATGGCGGTCCTCGGCCTGATCGAACGCGCCGAGATCCCCTATCTATCGCTGGGCGGCGGCACCGCCATCGGCGACCCGGTGCGCAAGTGGACCTTCAAGTTCCCGCAGTCGGACCGTCTGGCCGCCGAGAAGGTGCTGGTCGATTTGAAGAAGCGCGGCCTGACCAAGATCGCCCTTCTGTCCGAGAATGTCGGCTTCGGCAAGTCCGGCCATGACCAGACCGTCAAGCTGGCCCCCCAGCACGGCATCGAAATCCTGATCGACGAGGTCTACTCGCCCAAGGATCCCGACGTCACGCCGCAGCTGACCAAGATCCGCGGCACGGCGGGCGTGCAGGCCCTGTTCATCTTCGGCACCGGCACCGGCCCGGCCGTGGTGACCAAGAATCTGCGCCAGATGGGCCTGACCCTGCCCACCTACCAGTCCCATGGCGTGGCTTCCAAGGAGTTCCTGCGTCTGGTCGGCACCTCCGCCGACGGCATGCGCCTGCCAGCGGGTGCCCAGGCGGTGGCCGAGCAGTTGCCTGCCAACGACCCCCAGAAGGCCGTGACCATGGCGTTCAAGAAGGAATACGAGGAAAAGAACAAGCCGCTGGAAGCCGGTCCCCTGCCTGGTCACGGACTGGACGCCCTGATGATGGCCGTGGACGCTTTCAAGCGGGCCGGAACCACCGACAAGGCCAAGGTCCGCGACACCATCGAGCAGACCAAGGGCTTCGTCGCCACCACCGGCATCTTCACCTACTCGCCCACCGACCACATGGGCCTGGGACTCGACGCCTTCCATATGGTCGATATCAAGAACGGCGATTGGGTCATCGCCGACTGA
- the pyk gene encoding pyruvate kinase: MRRARKAKIIATLGPASSTPEAIENLFLAGADVFRLNFSHGSHDDHKTRIFTIRELEKKVKRPIAILADLQGPKLRVGDFVDGRARLEAGAVFRLDMDDALGTALRAPLHHPEVFAALKPGSELLIDDGKLRLAVESCGPDFAETRVVVGGEISNHKGVNVPNVMLPISPLTEKDRRDLEFAVEMGADWIALSFVQRPSDVQEARKLIAAYVGSRVRILSKLEKPSAIEHLASIIEWSDAVMVARGDLGVECPPETVPILQKRIIKACRRAGKPVVVATQMLDSMVHSPSPTRAEASDVATAVYDGSDAVMLSAETASGEYPMEAVTMMDRIIQQVEHDKNYLLITDASRLDPEHTTRDAISAAARQVAHTLGAAAIVTYTSSGSTTLRAARERPEQPILSVTADIEVARQMALVWGAHSIMAKDVRSFTEMVTKAVHFAQGEGFARVGDRVVITAGVPFGHSGTTNILRVAEVEDSGHHHKHESD; this comes from the coding sequence ATGCGACGCGCACGCAAAGCGAAGATCATCGCCACTCTCGGTCCGGCGTCTTCCACGCCCGAAGCCATCGAGAATCTGTTCCTGGCCGGTGCCGACGTCTTTCGGCTGAATTTCAGTCACGGCAGCCACGACGATCACAAGACCCGCATCTTCACCATCCGCGAGCTGGAAAAGAAGGTGAAGCGGCCCATCGCCATTCTTGCCGATCTGCAGGGGCCAAAGCTCCGCGTTGGTGATTTTGTGGATGGCCGCGCCCGGCTGGAAGCCGGAGCCGTCTTCCGCCTGGACATGGATGACGCCCTGGGAACGGCCTTGCGTGCGCCGCTCCATCATCCCGAAGTCTTCGCGGCCCTAAAGCCCGGCAGCGAATTGCTCATCGATGACGGCAAGCTGCGTCTGGCCGTGGAATCCTGCGGCCCTGATTTCGCCGAGACCCGCGTCGTGGTCGGCGGCGAGATTTCCAACCACAAGGGGGTCAACGTCCCCAATGTGATGCTGCCCATCTCACCGCTCACCGAGAAGGACCGCCGGGATCTGGAATTCGCCGTGGAGATGGGCGCCGACTGGATCGCGCTGTCCTTCGTGCAGCGGCCATCGGATGTGCAAGAAGCCAGGAAGCTGATCGCCGCCTATGTGGGCTCGCGGGTACGCATCCTGTCCAAGCTGGAAAAGCCCTCGGCCATCGAACATCTGGCGTCCATCATCGAATGGTCCGACGCGGTGATGGTGGCGCGCGGCGATCTGGGCGTGGAATGCCCGCCCGAAACCGTGCCGATCTTGCAAAAGCGCATCATCAAGGCCTGTCGCCGGGCGGGCAAGCCGGTGGTGGTCGCCACCCAGATGCTGGATTCCATGGTTCACTCGCCGTCTCCGACCCGTGCCGAGGCTTCGGACGTGGCCACCGCGGTCTATGACGGTTCCGACGCCGTCATGCTGTCGGCCGAGACCGCCTCGGGCGAGTATCCTATGGAGGCGGTCACCATGATGGACCGCATCATCCAGCAGGTGGAGCACGACAAGAACTACCTGCTGATTACCGACGCATCGCGCCTCGATCCCGAACACACCACCCGCGACGCCATCAGCGCGGCGGCCCGTCAGGTGGCTCATACCCTGGGGGCGGCGGCCATCGTCACCTATACCTCATCGGGCTCCACCACGCTGCGCGCCGCCCGCGAGCGGCCCGAACAGCCCATCCTTTCCGTGACGGCCGATATCGAGGTGGCCCGGCAGATGGCCCTGGTCTGGGGGGCCCATTCCATCATGGCCAAGGATGTGCGCAGCTTTACCGAAATGGTGACCAAGGCGGTTCACTTCGCCCAGGGCGAAGGTTTCGCGCGGGTGGGGGACCGGGTGGTGATCACCGCCGGTGTTCCCTTTGGCCATTCGGGAACCACCAACATCTTGCGTGTCGCCGAGGTGGAAGATTCCGGTCACCACCACAAGCACGAATCGGATTAG
- a CDS encoding methyl-accepting chemotaxis protein: protein MSIEFDTRFGQELCEVFSAELGLVCSFMGEEGRIVASGMPERIGTTHAIAARIMRGEMDEYGVTKEEAAKSSGMREGVNMGVDFEGQRLINFGIAGPLETVRPLARIVRFCVTSLLRIRQEETHIVAAFARETGGLGKQMIEIAEDIDEVATKVADQHTLLTELQHGIRELSQANERIAAAMEETLAGATAASSEAETSQQRVRSSLGDIDEMARMVTDGRGLLLDLQNAMGNVVGVAQGIGHIARQTNLLALNATIEAARAGEHGKGFAVVAGEVKELSRRAGSASLEIRQTLEGLTGTAGKLVEQGDHSATKASGLTAETGAIADAMDHIRASLSEMVGRVTNVAGDATSIHDRSSDLSTEIDQAASGLVEFRTRLDAARLRLQELLSAGERLVVLTAEAGIETPETPFVALAREKAREIGFLFEGELAKGALSAEDLFDESYLPMAGTNPPQFTARFTAMTDRVLPAIQEAAKSANERVVFCAAVDRNGYLPTHNSEFSKPQGSDPAWNAAHCRNRRKFDDEVGLKAARNTNPFVVQSYRRDMGGGRKALMLDVSAPIMVNGRHWGALRLGYV from the coding sequence ATGAGCATCGAATTCGACACCCGCTTCGGCCAGGAATTGTGCGAGGTCTTCTCGGCCGAGCTTGGCCTGGTCTGCAGCTTCATGGGCGAAGAGGGCCGCATTGTCGCCTCTGGCATGCCCGAGCGCATCGGCACCACCCACGCCATCGCCGCGCGTATCATGCGGGGCGAGATGGATGAATACGGGGTCACCAAGGAAGAGGCCGCCAAATCTTCGGGCATGCGTGAAGGCGTCAATATGGGCGTCGATTTCGAAGGCCAGCGGCTGATCAATTTCGGTATCGCCGGTCCCTTGGAGACGGTGCGTCCCCTGGCCCGCATCGTGCGCTTTTGCGTCACCTCCCTGCTGCGCATCCGCCAGGAAGAGACCCATATCGTCGCCGCCTTTGCCCGCGAAACCGGCGGGCTTGGCAAGCAGATGATCGAGATTGCCGAGGATATCGACGAGGTCGCCACCAAGGTCGCCGACCAGCATACCTTGCTGACCGAGCTTCAGCACGGCATCCGCGAGTTGTCGCAGGCCAATGAGCGCATCGCCGCCGCCATGGAGGAAACCCTGGCGGGCGCCACTGCCGCCTCGTCCGAGGCCGAGACCTCGCAGCAGCGGGTGCGAAGCTCGCTCGGCGATATCGACGAGATGGCGCGCATGGTCACCGACGGGCGCGGCCTGCTGCTCGACCTGCAAAACGCCATGGGCAATGTGGTGGGCGTGGCCCAGGGAATCGGCCATATCGCGCGCCAGACCAATCTGCTGGCCTTGAACGCCACCATCGAGGCCGCCCGCGCCGGCGAACACGGCAAGGGCTTCGCCGTGGTGGCGGGCGAGGTCAAGGAACTGTCGCGCCGCGCCGGTTCGGCCAGCCTCGAGATCCGCCAGACCCTGGAAGGCCTGACCGGCACCGCGGGAAAGCTGGTGGAACAAGGCGACCACAGCGCCACCAAGGCCAGCGGCCTCACCGCCGAGACCGGCGCCATCGCTGATGCCATGGATCATATCCGCGCCTCCCTTTCGGAAATGGTCGGGCGGGTGACCAATGTGGCGGGCGATGCCACATCCATCCATGACCGCTCGTCGGATCTGTCCACCGAGATCGATCAGGCGGCGTCCGGCCTGGTGGAGTTCAGGACCCGCCTGGACGCAGCCCGTCTCCGCCTTCAGGAACTGCTCAGCGCGGGCGAGCGGCTGGTGGTGCTGACCGCCGAAGCCGGAATTGAGACGCCGGAAACTCCCTTCGTCGCCCTGGCGCGCGAGAAGGCCCGCGAAATCGGCTTCCTGTTCGAGGGGGAGCTGGCCAAGGGCGCCCTGTCAGCCGAAGACCTGTTCGACGAGTCCTATCTGCCCATGGCCGGAACCAATCCGCCCCAGTTCACCGCCCGCTTCACGGCCATGACCGACCGGGTGCTGCCCGCCATCCAGGAGGCGGCGAAATCGGCGAATGAACGTGTCGTGTTCTGTGCCGCCGTGGACCGCAACGGCTATCTGCCCACCCACAACTCCGAATTCTCCAAACCGCAAGGCAGCGATCCGGCCTGGAACGCCGCCCATTGCCGCAACCGCCGCAAATTCGACGACGAGGTGGGTCTGAAGGCGGCGCGCAACACCAATCCCTTCGTGGTGCAAAGCTATCGCCGCGACATGGGGGGCGGCCGCAAGGCCCTGATGCTCGACGTTTCCGCGCCGATCATGGTGAACGGGCGCCACTGGGGGGCATTGCGGCTGGGCTATGTGTAG
- a CDS encoding Crp/Fnr family transcriptional regulator yields the protein MREVLGHRCPFPTLATKIAVNKGRHLYHQGDLVEGAYSLATGLVALERVDENGELVILKILHRGAFFPCADLLGSGTHESAGRALTDVTGCFVPAERLNAALHEDPSMGLALLKLSSAEIRENEDAIFRLCSTDLPDRVLSTLNSLANESGERASNGDLSLTLPISWRDLAAMVGTGPEVISRLLRRLAGSGRLSFRGRHVTLHAANSRQGTPPSYS from the coding sequence ATGCGCGAGGTCTTAGGCCACCGCTGCCCGTTTCCCACCCTGGCCACCAAGATCGCGGTGAACAAGGGCCGCCATCTCTATCACCAGGGAGATCTGGTGGAGGGAGCCTATAGCCTGGCCACCGGCCTTGTGGCGCTGGAACGGGTGGATGAGAACGGCGAACTGGTGATCCTCAAGATCCTCCATCGCGGCGCCTTTTTTCCCTGCGCCGATCTTCTGGGCAGCGGTACCCACGAAAGCGCCGGGCGCGCCCTTACCGATGTCACGGGCTGTTTCGTGCCCGCCGAACGCCTCAATGCCGCCCTGCATGAAGACCCCTCCATGGGACTGGCCCTGCTCAAGCTCAGCTCGGCGGAAATCCGCGAGAACGAGGACGCCATCTTCCGACTGTGCAGCACAGATCTGCCCGACCGGGTGCTGTCCACCCTCAACAGCCTGGCCAATGAATCCGGGGAGCGGGCCTCCAATGGCGATTTGTCGCTGACCCTGCCCATTTCCTGGCGCGATCTCGCCGCCATGGTGGGAACCGGGCCGGAGGTCATCTCCCGCCTGCTGCGCCGTTTGGCTGGGTCCGGCCGTCTTTCCTTCCGCGGCCGCCACGTCACCCTTCACGCTGCCAATTCCCGCCAGGGCACGCCCCCGTCCTATTCCTGA
- the clpB gene encoding ATP-dependent chaperone ClpB has product MDFEKFTERCKGFIQNAQTLALRSGHQRLTPEHLAQVLLADKEGLAANLIRAAGGDPIRALKAVETLLDKLPKVEGPGAGGVHLSPELARLLDQAVQLADKAGDSFVTAERLLLALTLATGTPSAKALAEAGVTPQGLNAAIEDVRKGRKANSASAEDSYDALKKYARDLTQAARDGKLDPVIGRDEEIRRTIQVLSRRTKNNPVLIGEPGVGKTAIVEGLASRIINGDVPETLKNKRLMVLDLGALVAGAKFRGEFEERLKAVLTEVTAANGEVVLFIDEMHTLIGAGAAEGSMDASNLLKPALARGELHCIGATTLNEYRKHVEKDAALARRFQPVFVTEPGVEDTVSILRGLKEKYELHHGVRIADGALVSAATLSNRYITDRFLPDKAIDLVDEAASRLRMQIDSKPEALDELDRRIVQLKIEREALKKESDAGSRDRLGKIEVELTQLERESFDMSERWRAEKSQLADSTKVKEQLEEARIELANAERAANWGRAGELKFGVIPELEKRIEGGDGTGQRMLTESVTEEHIASVVSRWTGIPVEKMLQGERDKLLGMESRLKTRVVGQSEALVAVSNAVRRARAGLQDPNRPIGSFLFLGPTGVGKTELTKALAEFMFDDETAMVRMDMSEYMEKHSVARLIGAPPGYVGYEEGGALTEAVRRRPYQVILFDEVEKAHPDVFNVLLQVLDDGRLTDGQGRTVDFRNTLIVLTSNLGSEILANQEEGHDSGEVRAEVMEVVRASFRPEFLNRLDEILLFHRLGRGDMAGIVDIQLKRLRALLADRKIELSLDGGAMEWLAEKGYDPAYGARPLKRVIQRALQNPLAGLILEGLVKDGDSVSVTAGEGGLLMNGRFTGNEV; this is encoded by the coding sequence ATGGATTTCGAGAAATTTACGGAACGCTGCAAAGGATTCATTCAAAACGCCCAGACCCTGGCTCTGCGCAGCGGACATCAGCGTCTGACGCCCGAGCATCTGGCCCAGGTACTTCTGGCCGATAAGGAAGGTCTGGCCGCCAATCTGATCCGTGCCGCCGGTGGCGATCCTATCCGGGCGCTCAAGGCGGTCGAGACCCTGCTCGACAAGCTTCCAAAGGTGGAAGGCCCCGGCGCCGGCGGCGTCCATCTCAGCCCCGAACTGGCCCGCTTGCTGGATCAGGCGGTGCAACTGGCCGACAAAGCCGGGGATTCCTTTGTCACCGCAGAGCGCCTTTTGCTGGCGCTGACCCTGGCCACCGGCACGCCCTCGGCCAAGGCTTTGGCGGAGGCGGGCGTGACGCCCCAGGGGCTCAACGCGGCCATCGAGGATGTGCGCAAGGGCCGCAAGGCCAATTCAGCTTCCGCCGAGGACAGCTACGACGCCTTGAAGAAATACGCCCGCGACCTGACCCAGGCGGCCCGCGACGGCAAGCTTGACCCGGTCATCGGCCGCGACGAAGAGATTCGTCGCACCATCCAGGTGCTTTCGCGCCGCACCAAGAACAATCCCGTCCTGATCGGCGAGCCCGGCGTGGGCAAGACCGCCATCGTGGAAGGATTGGCCAGCCGCATCATCAATGGCGACGTGCCCGAGACCCTGAAGAACAAGCGCCTGATGGTCTTGGATCTCGGCGCCCTGGTGGCGGGCGCCAAGTTCCGAGGCGAGTTCGAGGAACGCCTGAAGGCGGTGCTGACCGAAGTGACGGCGGCCAATGGCGAAGTCGTCTTGTTCATCGACGAGATGCACACCCTGATCGGGGCCGGGGCCGCCGAGGGCTCCATGGATGCCTCCAACCTCTTAAAGCCCGCTTTGGCGCGGGGCGAATTGCACTGCATCGGCGCCACCACGCTCAACGAATACCGCAAGCATGTGGAAAAGGACGCCGCCCTGGCGCGGCGCTTCCAGCCGGTCTTCGTCACCGAACCGGGGGTGGAGGACACCGTTTCCATCCTGCGCGGCCTGAAGGAGAAGTACGAGCTGCACCACGGTGTGCGCATCGCCGACGGCGCCCTAGTCTCGGCGGCGACCCTGTCCAACCGCTACATCACCGACCGCTTCCTGCCCGACAAGGCCATCGATCTGGTGGATGAGGCGGCGTCCCGGTTGCGCATGCAGATCGATTCCAAGCCCGAGGCCCTGGACGAGTTGGACCGCCGCATCGTCCAACTGAAGATCGAGCGGGAAGCACTCAAGAAGGAAAGCGATGCCGGGTCGAGGGACCGGCTGGGCAAGATCGAAGTGGAACTGACCCAGCTCGAGCGGGAATCCTTTGACATGTCCGAGCGCTGGCGCGCCGAAAAGAGCCAGCTGGCCGATTCCACCAAGGTCAAGGAACAGCTGGAAGAGGCCCGCATCGAATTGGCCAATGCCGAGCGCGCCGCCAATTGGGGCCGGGCCGGTGAACTGAAATTCGGCGTCATTCCCGAACTGGAAAAGCGCATCGAAGGCGGCGACGGCACGGGCCAACGCATGCTCACCGAATCGGTGACAGAGGAGCATATCGCCTCGGTGGTGTCGCGCTGGACCGGCATTCCGGTGGAAAAAATGCTCCAGGGCGAGCGCGACAAGCTGCTGGGCATGGAATCTCGGCTCAAGACCCGCGTGGTGGGGCAGTCCGAGGCTCTGGTGGCGGTCTCCAATGCGGTGCGCCGGGCCCGCGCCGGGCTGCAAGACCCCAACCGGCCCATCGGCTCTTTCCTGTTCCTCGGTCCCACCGGGGTGGGCAAGACCGAGCTGACCAAGGCCCTGGCCGAGTTCATGTTCGATGACGAGACCGCCATGGTCCGCATGGATATGAGCGAGTATATGGAAAAGCACTCGGTGGCTCGCCTGATCGGCGCGCCGCCGGGCTATGTGGGCTATGAGGAAGGCGGTGCGTTAACCGAGGCGGTGCGGCGCCGCCCCTATCAGGTGATTCTGTTCGACGAGGTGGAAAAGGCCCACCCGGATGTCTTCAACGTTCTGCTCCAGGTTCTCGACGACGGCCGCCTGACCGATGGCCAGGGCCGTACCGTGGATTTCCGCAACACCTTGATCGTGCTGACCTCCAATCTGGGCTCGGAGATTCTGGCCAATCAGGAGGAGGGACACGATTCAGGCGAAGTCCGCGCCGAGGTCATGGAGGTGGTGCGCGCCTCCTTCCGCCCCGAATTCCTCAATCGTCTGGACGAGATTTTGCTGTTCCACCGTTTGGGACGTGGCGATATGGCCGGGATCGTCGATATCCAGCTCAAGCGCCTCAGGGCCTTGCTGGCCGATCGCAAGATCGAACTCTCCCTGGACGGGGGCGCCATGGAATGGCTGGCGGAGAAGGGCTACGACCCCGCCTATGGCGCCCGCCCCCTGAAGCGGGTGATTCAGCGTGCCCTGCAAAATCCCCTGGCCGGGCTGATTCTCGAAGGTTTGGTCAAGGATGGAGACAGCGTGAGCGTGACGGCGGGCGAAGGTGGTCTGCTCATGAACGGAAGATTTACAGGCAACGAGGTGTGA